CGCTACCAGTTGCCATTCACACGGGTCGGTCGGTTGATTCGCTATCGTGTCGCGGACTTGGAGAAGTTCCTCGAGTTGCACACCGTCGGCGAATTTAGCGAGTAACCGATGGACTGCTGGAATTGCAACGTGGAACCCGCGACCACCCGCGCTATGACCGTGCTGGGTGTTGTCGCCGATCTTTGCGGCGCCTGCGCCGTGCGCCATGGCGTCAAACCCTCAAAGAAAACGGCCCGCCGTGATCGGGCGAGCCGTTCCGTAAACCCCATTTCAGGAGTCTTGCTGCATGCATTCGATTTTACCACAGACAACCCCATCCCCCAACGGTCAGCCTGACAGCGTGCCCGATCCGTTTGACCCGGCGCGCCTGCGACTCTCGCAAGACTTCGGCGCGACTCTGGGCGTTAAAAAAGCCGTGCTTACCGTTCCAGTGAAGAAGCCCTCCAAGGAATGGTTTGTGCAAGTGCATCCGGACGAATCGTATCGGATGCAAACCGCGGTGCTCGAATTAAAAGAAGACCGCGAAACATACCTAGTCGATCCGTCGCTCTGGCCCGAGTTGTCGAGTTCCGAATCGACTTTCGGCACGCGCCAAATCTTCACCGCCATTAATCGGCAGGGGGTAGTTTTCCTCTGGCCGATTCGCCTGCCCGGCGCCGATGGAAAGCTGGACGACTGGAATCAAAGCGCGCTCGAGGCTGCGCAGATGGCAACCGGCAAATGGGTGCGCGTGGCCGCGAATATGTCGCTGGGCGCGTACGACGTTTTTGAGGCGACGGCCAAGCTGCCCGACCCGGAGTGGCCGGCGCTTTCGTTTGCCGAGCTGCTCCGCGTCGCGTTCAAGAATCGTTTCATCGACTCACTCGATCACCCGGTATTACTCCGGTTGCGGGGCGAGTCGTGAGCGTGCTGGATTGTTTCCGCGAAATCTGGCTGGCGGACTTCGAGTTCCACGCGCCACCGGGGGAGCGACCTACAGCGCTTTGCCTGGTGGCGCGGGAGCACCGGAGCGGCCGCACGATTCGACTCTGGGGCGATGAGCTGGCGACCGAAGCGGCGCCGTTCCCCGTCGATGAGGGCGCGCTGTTCGTCGCGTACTACGCTTCCGCTGAGCTAGGCTGCTGCCTCTCGCTCGGTTGGCAATTGCCGGCGCGGGTGCTCGACCTCTACGCCGAGTTTTCGTGCAAAACTTCGGGGCTGCCGATTCCGTGCGGGCGCGGCTTGTTGGGCGCGTTGACCTATCATGGGCTAGACGCCATTGACGCGACCGATAAGGCGGAGATGCGAGACCTCGCTATCCGCGGCGGTCCGTTCACCAGCG
This Pirellulales bacterium DNA region includes the following protein-coding sequences:
- a CDS encoding helix-turn-helix domain-containing protein — translated: MSVPVPVSCPTLPPKGAAQYLGVREQTLAVWRSTGRYQLPFTRVGRLIRYRVADLEKFLELHTVGEFSE